The DNA region CTCCTACCAGATCGGCGTGTTCGGTCTGAAGGGCGGAGTGGGCAAGACCGCGGTGACGGTGGCACTGGGTTCGGCGTTGAGCAGAATCCGCGGTGACCGGATCCTCGCCATCGACGCCGATCCTGACGGTGGCAACCTCGCCGATCGTGCCGGAAGGCAGTCGGCTGCGACCGTCGCCGATCTGTTGACCGACAAGGAATTGCACCGCTATAACGACATTCGCGCCTACACGAGCATGAACGGCGCCAACCTCGAGGTGCTGTCGTCCGAGGAGTACAGCGCCGCGCGGCGCGAATTCAACGACGACGACTGGAAGGGCGCGACGGATATCGTCTCGCGCTACTACAACCTGGTGCTCGCAGACTGCGGGGCCGGGCTCTTCCAGCCCGCTGCCCGAGGGGTCCTGTCGACGGTGTCCGGGCTGGTCATCGTGGCCAGCGCCTCGATCGACGGGGCCCGGCAGGCTGCGATCACGATGGACTGGTTGCGGCAGAACGGGTATCAGGATCTGCTGGGCCGTTCCTGTGTGGTGATCAACCATGTCGTGCCGGGCAAGCCCAACATCGACGTCGAGGATCTGGTGCAGCAGTTCGAGAGGCATGTGCCACAGGGTCGAGTGATCGTGCTCCCGTGGGACAAGCACATCGCGTCGGGCACCGAGATCCAGTTGGATCTGCTGGGCAAGGAGTTCGAGCGTAAGGTCGTCGAACTCGCCGCGGCGCTCTCCGACGACTTCGACAGGCTCGAACGCCGTTGACCGCGACGGCCGCGCCCCCGTCGTCGTCGAGCGTTTCGCCCGGCAAGCCGTCGACCACGCGGGTCACGATCCTGACAGGTCGGCGCATGACCGACCTGGTGTTGCCGTCGGCGGCGCCGATCGAGACCTACGCGGACGAAACGGTGTCAGTGCTGGCCGGCATCCTCGAGGACACCCCGCCGGAGGTGTTGGCGGGCTTCGACTTCAATGCGCAGGGCGTGTGGTCGTTCGCCCGTCCGGGAGCGCCGCCGATCAAGCTCACCGACTCGCTGGACGCCGCGGGCGTGGTAGACG from Mycobacterium sp. DL includes:
- a CDS encoding MinD/ParA family protein, encoding MSADYDRLFHSPDAVRTVDEDSDRDTPPAVRDSATTHGGASRNDVTPPAMPTAAPRTQTAAAPPPRQTEVTSQIPATHAAPQHLPNNGMMRTPQNTAHSGARHEQQQTAPAPLPRPASAPAPSHHFADSDGGRRAAAQPAPTSAASMGNHRAIDALSHVGVRSAVKMPSQRGWRHWIYMLTRINLGLSPDEMYEMDLHARIRRNARDSYQIGVFGLKGGVGKTAVTVALGSALSRIRGDRILAIDADPDGGNLADRAGRQSAATVADLLTDKELHRYNDIRAYTSMNGANLEVLSSEEYSAARREFNDDDWKGATDIVSRYYNLVLADCGAGLFQPAARGVLSTVSGLVIVASASIDGARQAAITMDWLRQNGYQDLLGRSCVVINHVVPGKPNIDVEDLVQQFERHVPQGRVIVLPWDKHIASGTEIQLDLLGKEFERKVVELAAALSDDFDRLERR